From the Mustelus asterias unplaced genomic scaffold, sMusAst1.hap1.1 HAP1_SCAFFOLD_79, whole genome shotgun sequence genome, the window agcattaatagggtgaaccggacaggtttttacaacaatcgatgatagtttcatggtcaccgttactgagactaacttaatataattccagattgattcactgaattcaaatcccaccagctgcctgtccccgGATCCTTTGCTGGGTTTCTGCATTACTCGGCCAATGACACTCccactgtgaaccagctgtgggagcgggagctgtgaaccagctgtgggagcaggaactgtgaaccagctgtgggagcgggagctgtgaaccagctgtgggagtagAAGCCTCGAGGATCATGAGGGACCAGGGCTGTTTctcatgtttaaatccctcagcaagaagGCAGTGAAGCTCAGGCTTGGACTGAGGAGTTCCACAGTTTTGAGGCCCTGAAGGAAAGTTGGAGGGTTGTTCAGTCAAAAGTTAATGAAAAGACCCCCATGAAATCTTGGAAAATAGCTGGAATActgaggagaattaaagtgaattctgggGAGCTTTGATGTACCTTCCATATGTTCACAGGAACAGAactgaatgaaccttcaagatatCGTTTAGAAGGGAAATCTTGGGGGTAGAAGTTAAAAAGTAGAACTGAGTTTATAATGTAAGTCTTTCTAAACTACAGTGTTCTGTTTGTCGTattggtttttaattttcttttgtttttcatatccaataaagtttgtttttgtttacatGCATAGAATTTTGTGGCGTAATTCTTTGTTACTCACTGGGTTCAAATTTCTCTGTCAACAGTCCCAACCAGGATCATAACAATACGCAATAACAAtaattcaaaacaaatcaaagatcAAACAATCAAATGTCCCTTATTTTGTGTGGCTTAACCAGCTCTGCCTTCAGACCCTTTATttagaccatttagaaagatgcggattaatccgggatagtcagcacggatttgtgaagggcaagtcgtgcctcacacatttgatagaattttttgaggaggtaactaagtgtgttgatgaaggtcgagcagttgatgtcatatacatggattttagtaaggcgtttgataagatcccccacagtcggcttatgatgaaagtgaggaggtgtgagaaagagggaaagttggccgattggataggtaactggctgtctaatcgaagacagagggtggtggtggatggaaaattttcggattggaggcaggttgctagcggagtgccacagggatcagtgcttggtcctctgctctttgtgatttttattcatgacttagaggaggaggctgaagggtggatcagtaaatttgctgatgacaccaagattggtggagtagtggatgaggtggagggctgttgtcggctgcaaagagacatagataggatgcaaagctgggctgaaaaatggcaaatggagtttaaccctgataaatgtgaggtgattcattttggtaggactaatttaaatgtggattacagggtcaaaggtagggttctgaagactgtggaggaacagagagatcttggggtccatatccacagatctctaaaggttgccactcaagtggatagagctgtgaagaaggcctatagtgtgttagcttttattaacagggggttggagtttaagagccgtggggttatgctgcaactgtacaggaccttggtgagaccacatttggaatattgtgtgcagttctggtcacctcactataagaagaatgtggaagcgctggaaagagtgcagaggagatttaccaggatgctgcctggtttggagggtaggtcttatgaggaaaggttgagggagctcgggctgttctctccggagcggaggaggctgaggggagacttaatagaggtttataaaatgatgaaggggatagatggagtgaatgttcaaagactatttcctcgggtgaatggagctattacaagggggcataactatagggttcgaggtgggagatataggaaggatatcagaggtaggttctttatgcagagagtggttggggtgtggaatggactgcctgcagtgatagtggagtcagacactttaggaacatttaagcgattattggataggcacatggagcacaccaggatgatagggagtgggatagcttgatcttggtttcagataaagctcggcacaacatcgtgggccgaagggcctgttctgtgctgtactgttctatgttctatgctgaatattctgttttgtggaacgatacatcacagatggaaaccatttggcacATCCTGCCCAGTTgggctgtctttaagatctgaataattaatcccacagccctgctggcagagtgagaacaataTCTATATACTGCAGCAACGcaggaggtgaatggaaaatgttttccagttgcatacctctGAGACACTCACCCCTTGAAAGATaaattggctttatgtcacactatcagtaacccccacagcttgcctcctggacttgcagaatctcactggttgtcctgtctggagataatacacatctctttaacctgtgcttaatgctccctccactcacattgtctgtatctttaagacctggttggctgtagagattcacattctaatcagtattctgtaaattgattttgtgtctctgtgccctgtttgggagcagatttccactccaactgatgaaggagcagcgctctgaaagctaatggcatttgctaccaaataaacctgttggactttaacctggtgttgttaaaactctcactgtccttcaattataacagaatatgtggctgtatgcagctgcctcggccatggtcaaccccaacactgccttcttaaactgctacaatgcctgaggtgtaaggaAGCCcacagggagggatttccagctacacattccagatttTCACTCACTGTAGGTGGATAcaagattgatatattccattcaaccacacaccccccaaggtgagttattccaattcctttattgtccaggacaatatattcataatatctttaaaacagaaattaaatattctcatttgatttcaggtattaacacattctgttagtttgttctttattgtcaatgtcagactggggttgttccccttggagcaaaggaggttgagggaagatttgatagaggtggacaagattctgacaggtttagataaggtggacaaagaaaagctgttcccattcgctggtgggacaaggacgagggggacacagatttatggttttgggtcagagatgcaaggcgggggagatgtgaggaagaaaattTTGATGCAgcaaatggtaatgacctggaactcgctgcctacgagggtggaggaagtggagacaatgaacaattacaaaggaaattggataggcatttgagggggtttcaaacagaaatagtgactcttaacttcctaacaccctgtcactctgtgatccgtgtgaaatttgaaaccaggtattcgcaacaagactcaaagagcatcagcccactggaggcaaaggcgtgagaccggccagtccagcagaaagaaaccctccgagtctccccattgaccaactgtgagaatgaacaaaatgcagtcctgggtgtaattgagagcagaaacaataacagcagaatccaacccctcgaatcacttgtgaactcgctggtgtctccgcaggtgggatgaaagactgaatctcttctcacacacagagcaggtgaacggcctctccccagtgtgaactcgctggtgtatccgcagactggatgaatcacagaatcccttcccacactgagggcaggtgaacggcctctccccagtgtgaacacgatgGTGTttgtgcaggtgggatgactgagtgaatcccttcccacactgagagcaggtgaatggcctctccccagaatGAATGTGCTcatgtgtccgcaggtcggaaagccgagtgaatcccttcccacactgagagcaggtgaacggcctctccccagtgtgaacccacttgtgtgcccgcaggttggatgaacaagcgaatcccttcccacattgagggcaggtgaatggtctctccccagtgtgaactcgctgatgtgtctgcaggctggataaataactgaatccctccccacactgagaacacgtgaacggtctctccccagtgtgaactcgctggtgtgtctgcaggctggatgactgagtgaatccctccccacactgagaacacgtgaacggtctctccccagtgtggctgcgccgatgagcttccagctctgatggggctctggatctcttcccacagtccccacatttccacggtttctccatggtgcaggtgtccttgccactctcttgggtggacaatcagttgaagcctcgtcctcactcacaacaagattacagtctctccccgctgtgaatggtgtgatatttattcaggctgtgtaactggttaaagctctttagtcagtgcattggaacactctcactcgactgtggcagtgtgttggtgcttttccagtcacactgacatttgaaatcttttcaaatcaacagaccggacaatcatttctcgttccagattcaaaggccaatgatattcagctcccaaggaatatgactctgtcagatctagacgtgacgtttgagatttcggtctgcgattcctctttcaatatcctgtaaaacaagtttataaaagtcatcagtgtcagtacaggatagaaattcagaacagacaattctagtttctatggaacattctttcctatttcagtcccaaaaagctgtgaatctccatcccacacactctccctccattctctctctgctgtatctaatattcaccctcccaattctcctgaaggtgctgattgaggctgattgacagatccatgctcactgcttcctgtcctggacacagagaccataacaaataggagctgcagtcggccatttggcccatcgagccttttaaattattcaatgagataattcgtttatctacctcagcatcattctccccacactaaacccatatcccttgatatcctcaatatctggaaaccaatcaatctctctcttgaaaatagttgatgactgaggcttcactgtcctcaggggttgagattccaaagctttaccacatccttgagtgaagaaatccccccacatcttagcttttgctccatcttcttgtctgttccccataaccctcaacacccttgtcagtcaaaaatctgtctaactggaatatattcaatgatcctcagcctccactggtccctgtggaagagaaatccaaaagactcacaaccctctgagggaagagatgtctggaaatatataacgtagctacagttccatattacaagatattcagatcccaaggaatatgactctgtccagACGTGACGattgagatttttgcctgtgattcctcctTCAAAATCCGATGAAATGAGTTtgtaaaagtcatcacagtcagtataggatagaaattcagagcagacaattccagtttatatggaacattctttcctatttcattcccaaaaagttgtaactctccatccatatctatggattctatttaaaaatgaaagtggatgggcacttgaaggaaataaactttcaagaGAATGGGATATAGAGtgagaatgggactggaatgttatacagagagtcagactggactcgagttaccaaatggattccttctgtgctgtaatgactttatgactggaaatgtataacatcgctgcagccttatattacaatgcaagaaataataataaatgtattttattacagcaACATaaatatctaatctgggtaccatatacactagacatatagaaacatagaaaaactacagcacaaacaggcccttcggcccacaagttgtgccgaacacattcctaccttctagaccgaccaacaaccctccatcctattaggacccatgtactcatccaggagtctcttaaaagactctattgagttcgcctccacaaccactgacggcagccgatttcactcgcccaccaccctctgtgtgaaaaacctacccctaacatctcccctgtacctaccccccagaccctaaacctgtgtcctctcgtagcagacatttccaccctgggaaaaagcctctgagagtccacccgatctatgcctctcaacatcttatacacctctattaggtctcctctcatccttcgtctctccaaggagaaaagaccgagctccctcagcctatcctcataaggcatgccactcaatccaggcaacatccttgtaaatctcctctgcaccctttcaatcttttccacatccttcctatagtgaggcaaccagaactgagcacagtactccaagtggggtctgacgagggtcttatatagctgcatcattatccccagactcctaaactcaaacccttgattgataaatgccagcacaccatatgccttcttaaccacctcctccacctgcggggccgattttagagtcctatggacccggaccccaaggtccttctgatcctctacagtactaagagtctttccctttatattgtactccttcatcccatttgacctaccaaaatggaccacgacgcatttatctggattgaagtccatctgccacttgtccgcccagtcttgcatcctatcaatgtccctctgtaacttctgacatccctccagactatccacaaccccaccaaccttcgtgtcatcggcaaacttaccaacccatccctccgcttcctcatccaggtcatttatgaaaatgacaaacagcaagaatCCCAGAACAGCTCCCTgggacacaccactggtgaccgacctcctttgagaaaaatacccatctatacccactctctgcctcctttgggcaagccagttctggatccaccgggcagaaGCCCCTTGGAGCCCATGCCCTCTtactttttctggaagccttgcataggggaccttatcgaacgccttgctaaaatacatataaaccacatctaccgccttcccttcgtcaatgtgtttagtcacattttcgaagaactccaccaggctcataaggcacgacctgcccttgacaaagccatgctgagtactcttgagcatactaaacctctctaaatgctcatatatcctgtccctcaggatcttctccatcagtttaccaacgactgaggttagactcaccggtcggtaatttcctgggctatccctattccccttcttgaaaataggaaccacatctgcaatcctccggcacctctcccgtctccatcgacgacgcaaagatcatcgccagaggctctgcaatctcttcgctcgcctcccacagtaacctggggtacatcccatccggacccggcgacttatctatcttgatgccattcaaagattccagcacaacctctttcttaaagtccacatactcaatcctttcagtccaccgcacgcccgcagtgtCCTatatctgtcctatattaatttactgtccccttaaatgtcatgatgtggagatactggcgttggactggtgtaaaaacagtaagaagtctcacaacaccaggttaaggtcgaacaggtttatttggtagcaaacgccactagctttcggagcgctgccccttcgtcaggtgagtgggagttctgattacaaacagggcataaaaagacacaaactcaatttacagaataatgattggaatgcgagtctttacaggtaatcaagtcttaaaggtacagacaatgcgagtggagagagggttaagcacaggttaaagagatgtgtattgtctccagacaggacaatttgtgagattttgcaagcccaggcaagtcgtgggggttacagatagtgtgacatgaacccaagatcccggttgaggccgtcctcatgtgtgcgaaacttggctatcagtttctgctcagcaactctgggtCTTGCCAGAACTGAGGTCAGGCTGTGTGAGGCTGGCGTCTCCCAGAATTGTGGGAACATACAAACAGTGAgggatggggttgtggtcggtgcagactcactgggccgaatggcctccttctgcactgtcaggattgtataacttattgtccccctcccccatcctctgatgtgaaccatcctccagtggctgagccaggatggggccgttaacctgggcctgttcccgggagggagggagaagccccgcagctgcaaaccagggagctgacaatgattctgaagggtttgttccagctcacaatgcccggggactgattgacggcggcTCCggtccaataggaagaggggctgggctggaggaccgagcaggaGTGGCTGGTCCTCCGACCAATCAgactgaatgaggggcggggctggaccTGGAGCGCCCTCTGTTTGCGCGTGCGCTCAGCCGCACACTGTGAAGATGGCGGTCgttcacccgggcctgaatcgggGGAAAAGCCCGAGCAGTTGTCAACGGTTCAAATATCGAATCCGAGCTTCCTATTGGGAACTTGCGGCCTACACGGGATTTTTATGAAGCCTCCAAGCCCGCCCACCCACCGGCCCCATCGCTCATTCCTGATTTACCCGTTTTATCGCGTGGACTGAATATTTCCACAACCGTCTCAATCCTCAGTGatcggcactgcgcatgctccagatccCCACAATGCAACCCaccctcagccccgccccctcattcactcctattagttggaggaccagccgctctcactggtcctccagccccgccccctcattcacacaatgttttgtcATGTCCCAAAAGGCAAGGCCATCTTCCCCAGAACTCCATATTTGAATTCTTCAATCAGGTTTCTGCCTTGCCACATTACTGAAACATCTCTTGTCAAAGTCCGCACAGTCATCCTATGTGACTGCGACAAAGATAAActctcccttctcatcctcgACCGATTtgcagcctttgataaggtcgccCACATTATCCTGCTCCATCCCTCTCCACTGTTGTGCAGCTGGGTCGGGCTACTCTCTCCTGGATCTATATGGGTGGTATGGTGGTtagtgtcgtggttccccaggacgacaatttattcacatcaattaaaacagagagtctgagcagcgatcttccaagcaatagactttatttctcagcacaagagataaagtcgggaacgtccggaacactccaaagagcccttgggcttacagtcttttatgtacatttcagcctcatatttcaagatcctcctctcccttttacagcctgtccttggttgttatcttaccctacagccctatctttctttggccaccattatttttagttgaccctttatctgttttctttacatttggtcgttccctgttatatctcttcgtttcttaaaccatggtggttataactcttgctcttatctgaacttttctgtttgtacaataatcgtggttttgtaggctaaggcgaatgtgtttagaagaaaagacatcccccctgctgatttatggtccactattaagttgaaccaccgagcagtcttccttgttttcttaagtgactattgtctgctttccttaattagtgattgctatattacttctctagtttctccactttgatcatatcgactacacttgattatattaggtcacacgaagttattttaggttatatacccatctcactactcacctaaatctgctttatcacttcactaagacctaaatctgctttatcacttcactaagacctatgaatctgaattccatactaaactcatacaatatctaatacaatttcccttacaatcccccctttgaggctttcctagcctcatcccaattatcaagttcaaataatccccttgctcaatcccatttgtattttattttaatcatttttcccaggcgatgtggaggagccgactattttggtcagggatcagtgtccctattctaactttatcataatttgtctatcctggttctaatttttgggt encodes:
- the LOC144483835 gene encoding uncharacterized protein LOC144483835 — protein: MEKPWKCGDCGKRSRAPSELEAHRRSHTGERPFTCSQCGEGFTQSSSLQTHQRVHTGERPFTCSQCGEGFSYLSSLQTHQRVHTGERPFTCPQCGKGFACSSNLRAHKWVHTGERPFTCSQCGKGFTRLSDLRTHEHIHSGERPFTCSQCGKGFTQSSHLHKHHRVHTGERPFTCPQCGKGFCDSSSLRIHQRVHTGERPFTCSVCEKRFSLSSHLRRHQRVHK